In Oceanotoga teriensis, the genomic window CCTTTTTATTAAAAACTTTAGAAGATGAGAATTATTATACTGTTGATAATGTACCTCCTCATCTTATAAATTCTTTTTTAGATGTTATAAGAACTTCAAATGTTAGGAAGTTAGCTCTTGTAAGTGATTTGAGGTGGAAAAATCCTCAAGAACTAGTTAATTCATTTTTGAGTATAGAAAATAATGCCCCAGAAAATATGGAGATAAAAAAAGTTTTTCTTGAAGCAGATAATCAAACTCTTATGAATAGGTTTAGAAAATCAAGGAGAAGTCATCCGCTTGGGACACCAGTTTTAGAAGCAATTGAAAAAGAAAGAAAATTATTGAATGAAATAAAGAATATATCTGATATAATAATGGATACTTCGAATACGGAACCATATGAATTTAGAAAAAATTTTCTTATGAGAATAAATGAAGGAAAAAGAACTCTAAAAATGAATATAATGAGTTTTGGATTTAAACATGGTATACCAGAATATTCTGATTATATATATGATG contains:
- the rapZ gene encoding RNase adapter RapZ; translation: MDTKPRIFIITGLSGAGKTFLLKTLEDENYYTVDNVPPHLINSFLDVIRTSNVRKLALVSDLRWKNPQELVNSFLSIENNAPENMEIKKVFLEADNQTLMNRFRKSRRSHPLGTPVLEAIEKERKLLNEIKNISDIIMDTSNTEPYEFRKNFLMRINEGKRTLKMNIMSFGFKHGIPEYSDYIYDVRYLPNPYYFTDMYKLTGLDEKVRIYLEEFEQTHKTVQILEEAIEIIMKEYTESGRVEAYFCVGCTGGKHRSVYVAQRIYDEMKKRGFDVILQHRDIDKE